The Dehalococcoidia bacterium region TGTTGGCGCTTGTTTTGGCGCTAAATTCGACCCGCCAGCCGATTCACTCAGACTTTAAACTTCGCAGCATAATATCAGGGTGACTCAATCAGAATTCCGATACCGGCTTTTTGCAGGGACGCCATCGATTGCTTTAACGTCGGGAAGTTGGGTTACGCTGACGTGTACTTATGATGGCACCGCTATATCCATCACGGATGGCGCCAACACAGACGCTGCTGCTCTCACCGGAAGCCTGGCAATAAACTCCGAATCCGTTCATGTCGGGGAGCTTACCGCCAAACTGGATAGCGTCAAGATTGGCGACACCTCGATCGATACGCCGACCTGGAAGCTCAACCTTGAATTTGAGCCCGACGAAGTCTCAACCACCACGATCACCGATCTGTCGGCAAGCGGAAATGATGTCACCTACAGCCTGGCAGCCATGGACGCGGATATCGTGGTGACCATCGGAGAACTGACCCCGATACTGTTTGCCACCTATGGGAGCGGCAGTTCCTACCCATCTGGGTTTGCCCTTATGCCGGATGGGCTGGTGGAGCCGGCGGGTTGGCACACTGATGGCGATTATACCAGCCTTCCAGGCTCCCAGATTATTGCAGATATATTCGGGGAGAGCGACCTGCCGCTGAATATGTTCTGGCTCACCCTGATCGGGGCGCTGGCGATATTCGGGGGATTCTGGATCTACGACAAGACCCGACACCTGTTCGGGATGACCATCGCGGTGATGATGGTCTTCTGCTTCTTCGCCGGGGTGGCCATGCTGGACTGGTGGATCGTCATGGTCTACGCCATTGTCGCCACTGGGGTGCTTATCAAGGAGCAAACCTATGGGTATTAAGGAGAGATTATGTCTGTCCGCTGGATAATGGGATTAGGGTTCATCTGGATCATGGGCACCATCCTCTGCCAGATACTGGAGGGGCAGTTCTTCACCGCCACGGATGCTCAGGTGATCAATGATATGTCCGCGTTTCGGACGGTGGAGGCTGGGGGACTGACGGGGATCCCGCTCTTGGCGGGTGACTTCTTCTCGGGGTTGGTACAGGTTATAGCCTGGGATTACTCCTTCCTGGAGGGCGGTTTCGGGATGATCAAGGTGTTCATGTACGGCATCAGCCTCGGCATCCTCTGGGGAGTAGTCCAGACATTTGCCCCGGCGGCTACCGGTATTTTGAGCAGCCTCCTCCGCCTGGGGAAATGAACCGCTCCTGGCGGAGCCGGAGCTCATGGTCGGCCTCACACCATCGCTCGAACTTGGTCCTCCCGCAAAAACAGAGATCGTGGGTGTCCAGCGGGTTCTTGCCCCCGTTCGCATGATAGGCCGCGATCCGACCGGTCTCTGCCAAGTGGCACAGTGCATCGAGCAAAGGGCCGCCGCGGATGCCCAGATTCAACCCAAAGGCTCTCTCCAGAATCGGCCACGCCTTCAGGCAATCCGCGGCCTCGATGTGATATTCGATATGGGAGACCACTTGCACAATGTGCGATAGTACACAGGGAGGGGGCAGGACCTTTTCCCCGGGATGCCGCCGCCGGGTGATGTTGCTGAGATCCAATGGCTTGTACTGCTGCTTGTATTTCGCCATCCCATACCCCAAATAAGTCAACGTTTGCGCGGCTGCACTGGTGAGCCATCTATCACCGCCTGGCACCCGAAGCGCCGGACCTCATCCAGGACGCCCGCAGTATACGATTTGAGCCCCTTCACGTAGCGATACCAGAATACCATTGAGATTACCCCCGCTATTCCCAGTAAGACACACCCTGCGACATGGAACGCCCCATCCGCTTCGATCATGACTGCACCGGTGCAAAGCACCACGAAAACGGGTATCCACACTTTCAAAAACCACCCCCTCATTTTTCCCATATACCGATCGCTGGCCACCGCCTTGACATCCTTTTCACTCAGCTTGATCATTCATCCTCCTTTCAAATAATCACATGTTTGTTTGGTCGACCTTTATTCAGCCGTCTCAGCTTCGGCTTTTGGCGTGTTCTTTGGACCCCGATTGTTTGGTATCATTTTCCTCAATGAATGGATACAGCCCTCTCTTCGGAGGATTCAATGCCGCCAGGCAATCATCATAGCGCCCATCAGCTATTGCACGATCAATCCCTCTGATGATTTCAGTAATCGCATCTTGATTGCGGGAATCGTTGAGGGACTTCTCCCATTCCCTACGACGCTGCTTTAACTCAATCAACCGGGGATCTTCATCACTGTCAAATTCCTCCGACTCACTTGATTCAACAATCAGCCTCTGCCATTGAAGCAAGGCTTCCGGTTTGCTCTTCCAGTCATCGGGACATGAAATAGCGTCAGCAGCAAAATCAATCTCCATGGTTTGGTTTTTAGCGTCGAACCTTGGGACACCAAATGTGAATTGCACTCCAGTTTCTATTAAGGCTGGCAGAGGACCACGGACGTAAGCCCGTGGGTGAATGCCGATAGGTAGGGCTTGTTCCCCAAGGTGCCACGGGCGTGAGCCCGTGGGGTTCCACTTGAGGCCCGTGTTTCTTCACAAATTCCCAAAGAGCCTCCAATGGGATCTGAATGATTCCTTCCATGGTGTACATGCTATTCCCCCCTTCTCATCGCTTTTTCAGCTTCCCGACGCCGATATCCGGATGTCCGGCGCTTCTTCCCGTCTTTGGCACCGTTTGGCCGGCCGAGCTGTTTTCCTTCCGCCCGGGCCCGGGACAAACCGTCCTGGATGCGATCGCGGATCAGATCCAACTCGAACTCCGCCAGGGCTGCCATGATGTTCATCTGCAGCCGGCCAGCGGCGGTGCTGGTATCAAAGTTCTCCCGGAGGCTGACAAATGAAACGCCCAAATCGTCCCACTCACTCAAGGTGGCCCACAGGTCTTTGACCGATCGCGCGATCCGGTCCAGTCGCTGGGAAATCACAACGGAGAACTGTCCGGACCGCGCATCCTTTTGGAGATCACGCCAAGCAACACGTCCCCGGAGATCCCGGGCCGAAGCCTGGTCGATGTACTCTCTGGTAAGCTCCCACCCTTTGGACTTCACGAACTCTCGTAATGGCAGGAGTTGCGTATCCACGTTCTGGTCTCCGTCCCGGCTCGATGTTCTGGCGCAAACTGCAACTCTCATATTAAATACATCTACAACCATCTCGGATCGTTCTCATAGGCTGTCACAAACACCATCGGGGTAAGCACTGCAGAAAAAAGGTAAGCAAGTTTCCCGAATATGTCATTTCGCTTTGGCGCACCAGCCATCATGGCATGACACATAGCCACGTCGCGTAACATTCCCTTGCACCACTCCTTTGATTTAGGCCAGTCTGGATCAGTTGCATCCAATGGCTCTAATCTCGGCTTGAGATCCAATTCAGTCTCAAAGAACAACCAAAGTCTAAATGCCTCATCAAGATCTGTTTCAAATTCCATGGCCGGGCATGGTGAGGCACCATCATACTTGGACAGATCGCCCTCGATTTCCATGTCGGGGTGCATTGTGTGGAATCGCTCCAACACCTCATTTACTGAAACCCGTCTGCCCGCAATCGCGCTAATCCCAGCTTCAGCGACTTGGCCTTGCAAGTGCTGCGCGAATCTCTCGATGCTGACATCTAATGGCAATTCAGGTAGAAACATGATCCATTTCTTGCGCTCATTGAGTATTTTTAACATCCTATCAACCCCCTAAAATTTCCCGTTTCATGAGTCGGTCATAATCCAGAATCTCATCCATCCCCTCAGGATCTATAGCTAAATCGACGCACTGGTACGCTTCGCCGTCGTTTACTTCTACCCAAAACAAGACGCTCACCACATGGCAAGGGATTTCATATAAGTCGTCTGTCGAAAGCCACACCTAATCACCCTTTTCTAGCCGGCACATTTCATAAGTGTTTCCTTCTATGCGGACAAACCTCTGATAGCTTTCGTCACCTAATCTGTTTTGTGTTTCTTCAGTGACAAAGAAGTCCGTCTTCATAACATCCCTCCATTTCTCAAAGCCCCACTTTTTGGGAAGAGTGGAAACCGATGACTTCCACACTTTTCACAAATAGTAAGTCCAGTATCAGTTTATTATAAGCCTATTATACTACTCTTATTGCACCAATAGTCTCAAATGTTATATTGCGCTGATTATGGTATGATTCCGGTAGTTTTAGTATTACTAGGGGATTAAGGGGTTACCATGGCAACGCTCAAGGAACTTCGCGAGGAGAATGCGCTGAGTCAGGCAGACCTTGCCGCACTGGCCAAGGTGGCGAAGTCAACCATCGTCAGTGTTGAGAACAAACATCATAAGCCGAACTTCAAGACCCGCCGCAAACTCGCCGAGGCTTTGAAGGTGAAGCCGAAGGAAATTGAATTCTGCTAGCGTCCTGAATGGTTAAATGAGGATATCCCACGATTCAATCAGGCTCGGAGGCTCGGTGTTTGTGGTGGAGACGAGGGAGGGTAATTGAATTGATGCTCAATGGTCTATTGGTTGGGAACAACACCTCAAGACTTCTTCAGCCACTACATGTCACCGGATAAGCCTTACATCGGTTCCCATGGAGAGTTCTTTCCAAATCCTGTCTGCCGTTAGAGCCGGAATGCCTAGCCTTCGAGCCATATTCAAACATGCCCGATCTCCCAACGACAACCCTTTGTCGTCTGTCACAGATCGCAGTAAACCCGCACCATAAGCCTGTTCTTCATCAAAAGGAATCACTTCGAGATCAAGCCCCTGCAGCGCCTGACGAATCGCTTCCTCAGGCATTCCCGCTGCGCAGAGCTTCCCTACGACCTCTGATAGGTTTACAGCACTGATGACCGCTTCCGGAATAGACTCTGCCACTACATCAGCACCTGCTTCCGAATTGAGAAGCGCCAGCAATGCCGATGCGTCCACAACGATTTTAGTCATGATTTGCCTCTTCACGACGTTCTTGAATCAACTCCTCAGACAAAGACACGTTCTCGGAAATATAACGGCGGACCATCGTTTGAGCACGCTTGATCGCGTGCTGAGCAGTTATGAGTCTTATCTCTCCTTCCTCAAGTGTCAACACCACATCATCCCCCGGATTAATGCCCAATTCCTTGCGGTATGCCGCAGGTATAACCAGTCTGCCACCATTGCTTATTTTTGTCTTCACTCTATTCATTGGACACCTCTGTAATATTATACCATAGAAGGAGTGTTGAACCCAATCACACCACTGCTTTATGCAAATTACTCTAACCTCTTTCTTCCGTCAGGCGACACGGTGAGCTTCACCATGGTTCATGATCCAAAAGGGGAACCCCTTCGGCCACAACGACAGTGTGAAAGAGCGCATACATTGACCCACTGTTCCGCCAGTGGCCATAACCCGGGACCGGGTGACAATTTCCCTATTCGGTGTTTTGGGCAATATTTCGCCCACTTTCACCAGCGCCTTACTCTCATCAATCATCAGGTAAACTCCTTAAAATTTCCCAATCTCCCACTTTTTGGGAATGGCGGAATCCGATGATTATCACACTTTTCACGAATAGTCAGTCCATTATTGATTTATTATAAGCCTATTATACTACTCTTATTGCACCAATAGTCTCAAATGTTATATTGCGCTGATTATGGTATGATTCCGGTAGCACAGAGGATGAAGAGGTTACAATGGCAACGCTCAAGGAACTTCGCGAGGAGAATGCGCTGAGTCAGGCAGACCTTGCCGCACTGGCCAAGGTGGCGAAGTCAACAATCGGCAGTATTGAGAACAAACACCACAAACCGAACTTCAAGACCCGCCGTAAACTCGCCGAGGCCTTGAAAGTGAAGCCGAAGGAAATTGAATTCTGGTAATGTTCTGAATATTTGAATGTGGACAACCCCTGATTCAAGCGAAACCGGAAGATATTCCGTGTTTATGGTGGAGATGGGGGAGGGTCGATCTCATTCCAAGACGGCGTTGTCCACGAGATAATCCGTGACCGCCTGACTAAGCGTGATCAACTTGAGATACGGCATGCCGTAATTCTCCTCGTACCCCGAGTAGTCATCCGCACCAGCATACTTCTTAACGTAAGCTGCCACATCTTCGTCGCTGACGGAAATGCTGGCATCCTCCGCGATTGCCTGAATGATAAGGGGAAATTTGGCGGTTTCGGTCATATTCGCGATATTTGCTTGAATCAGCTCGTCTATGGTTGCGACACCCACATATGAGCTCAGGAATTCTTCAATATCCATGCTGTAAGATTCCGCATAACCCTGATAGTAGGAGATCATCGAGTTTTTCTGATACTCCAAAAGCGCCTCTGGAAGTGAAATGATGTTCGTATTTTGAACGATATACTCCTGCACATAACTTAGCATAGCTGAACTTTGCAGACCGCTCCTAATACCCGCCTCCATCTCTGTGATGGTGCTCCAGCCGTAATCGGACGACAAGTTGTTCAGGACAAATTCGTCAGTCAACTCGGGCAACATCGCTTCAACGATGTAGTTGATCGTAGCTGCAAAGACAGCGTCCTTTCCGTTGAGGTTCTCTTGGCCATAATCCTCGGGGAAGGTTACCTCGATGTCTAATGATTCGCCGGGGTTATGCCCGATAAGCTGTTCAAGAAAGTCGTCGATATAGCTTGTGACTCCGATGGTTACATTCGTTCCGGTGCCGCTGGTGCTGCCGCCGTCGAACTCCACACCGTCGATGCTGCCGACGTAATCGATGTTCACGGTGTCGCCGTCTGCAACAGGGCGATCGGTCACTTGCCCATCGGAAGCGTAATTAGCCAGGATAGTGTCTATTTCCCTCTGGATCGCTTCATCCGTGATCTCATGGATATCACTGGGTATCGAAATGCTGTCATACTCACACAGTTGGACATGATCAAGTGCGGTGATATTCTCCCAGAAGCCATTATCGTCGATGCCGTCGCTGAAGGTGAAGTCGGTTGTGGTATCGGGGTCAGTAGGACCGACTGCTGTGGTATCAGGGGCAGTAGGATCGACTGTTTCTGTCGTGTCTGTGGTAGTGCAACCTGCAAATGTGAACAGCGCTAGTATCAAGACGAGAATAAAGCTAAGTAGCGTAGTGTGTT contains the following coding sequences:
- a CDS encoding recombinase family protein — encoded protein: MRVAVCARTSSRDGDQNVDTQLLPLREFVKSKGWELTREYIDQASARDLRGRVAWRDLQKDARSGQFSVVISQRLDRIARSVKDLWATLSEWDDLGVSFVSLRENFDTSTAAGRLQMNIMAALAEFELDLIRDRIQDGLSRARAEGKQLGRPNGAKDGKKRRTSGYRRREAEKAMRRGE
- a CDS encoding helix-turn-helix transcriptional regulator is translated as MATLKELREENALSQADLAALAKVAKSTIVSVENKHHKPNFKTRRKLAEALKVKPKEIEFC
- a CDS encoding type II toxin-antitoxin system VapC family toxin, yielding MTKIVVDASALLALLNSEAGADVVAESIPEAVISAVNLSEVVGKLCAAGMPEEAIRQALQGLDLEVIPFDEEQAYGAGLLRSVTDDKGLSLGDRACLNMARRLGIPALTADRIWKELSMGTDVRLIR
- a CDS encoding AbrB/MazE/SpoVT family DNA-binding domain-containing protein, whose translation is MNRVKTKISNGGRLVIPAAYRKELGINPGDDVVLTLEEGEIRLITAQHAIKRAQTMVRRYISENVSLSEELIQERREEANHD
- a CDS encoding helix-turn-helix transcriptional regulator, with the protein product MATLKELREENALSQADLAALAKVAKSTIGSIENKHHKPNFKTRRKLAEALKVKPKEIEFW
- a CDS encoding FKBP-type peptidyl-prolyl cis-trans isomerase, giving the protein MKKHTTLLSFILVLILALFTFAGCTTTDTTETVDPTAPDTTAVGPTDPDTTTDFTFSDGIDDNGFWENITALDHVQLCEYDSISIPSDIHEITDEAIQREIDTILANYASDGQVTDRPVADGDTVNIDYVGSIDGVEFDGGSTSGTGTNVTIGVTSYIDDFLEQLIGHNPGESLDIEVTFPEDYGQENLNGKDAVFAATINYIVEAMLPELTDEFVLNNLSSDYGWSTITEMEAGIRSGLQSSAMLSYVQEYIVQNTNIISLPEALLEYQKNSMISYYQGYAESYSMDIEEFLSSYVGVATIDELIQANIANMTETAKFPLIIQAIAEDASISVSDEDVAAYVKKYAGADDYSGYEENYGMPYLKLITLSQAVTDYLVDNAVLE